The window GTCACGTGGCCGGGGTTGCCCTTGGGCACCATAATCGTGAGCGTGTTGGTGGCGTAAGGCACCGCGGGGTCGGCGAGCAGTCCTTGGCCGATAAGCGCGTCGACCTTTTTGAGACCGGCCAAATAAGCGTCCGGCTTCGCCGTCCAGGTCATGTTCCCGGAGGTGATCGTGCCACCCGCCTCGATCTGCTTGACGAGCAGCCCCGGCGGAATGGTCTCCCAATAGATTCGCCCCTTGTAGTCGGGATGTTCATTCTCGAACTCCGCAACGAGCGGCGCCATCGCGAAAAAATAGTTGCCTCCGACGTAGAGCACGAGCTTCGGATCGGTGATGTCGCCGTGGAAATCGGCGAGGTCGTCGACCTGAGTAACCGTGAACTCGAGGCCGCGGTTGGTGGCATCGTTGTTCTCGCCGTGCTGCCAGGGTGGAAACACGTCGGCCTGGGGAGCAGGCTGCGCGGCGAAGGTCGGCGTAGCCAGGATTGGCATCAAAAAGGCGGCCGCCGCGAGAGCGGTGCGGAATGATCTCTTGTGCATGGTGATCCTCATTTCACGTAGCGGAAGCCGGCCTGCTGCAGCTCGGGGATCGTCGCGACGATCCCGGGCGTGAGCACGACGCCGTCGATGAGATGATTGGTGAGCTCGGCTGCGACCGCCTCGTGCGAGAGCCGATCGGGGTTCACGCCCTTTGCCAATAGCTTTCCCGTCACTTCCCAGATCGCGTTGTGGCAGGCCATGAACACGACGCCACGACTCTGCAGCACCGGGATTGTGTTGCCGGCAGGCCCGAACACGCTCTTGGGGTTCTCGAAGTCGGAAAGCTCCGACGGCGCGGCCTTCCGGACGATGAGCGTGTTCGTCTTGATGTCGCCACCTGCCATCTCGGCGAGCCTGTATTTGTCCCACATATCCTGGTCGAACAGCGCCAGGTGCGCGGAGCCGTGCGTGGCCGAAACAGTCAGGAAGTTGCGATGCCCGAAGGAGAACACCTGCGCATTGAGCGAATTGCGCATGAGATTCATCCAGGGGCTTCCAATGTCCGTGTTATCCCAGACCTGTTTGGGCGTATCGCGATAGGCAATCACTTCTTTCAACGCGGTGTCGTCCCACAGGTCCGGGTGATCGAGGATCATCGGCACCGTCTGGAAGTCCCGCCTGCGCGGAGCCTTGCGGAGACGCTCCATGAGTTCAGGCAACGCGTGAGCGCCCTGCGGGACCACGCTGTTGCCTGCTTCGGCGTGAGCCGGGCCGGCAGCCAGAGCGGCTACGCCGAGAGCTACGGAGCTGAATCCGAGAAGTGCGTTCCGTCGTCCAGTATCAACAGACATTCCATACTCCTTTGGGATACGAGGGAGCTCGCGAACAATCGAATTCCTCGCGACAACTCCGTCTCTGTGTCGTCTCTGAGGTCGAAGTAATGCTGAGGGCGCTGGCGACCAACGAAACGTTGCGATCGAACCGATCCGAAATGCAGATTGGAACTGCGAGCGATATGCACTCAAATTACCCACACCTGCAGAAACCCCCGTCCGCGGGTCAGCCTTTCCACCTAGAAAAGGATAAGCCATGACCTATGTGGTCACCGAGAACTGCATTCGCTGCAAATACATGGACTGCGTCGAGGTCTGCCCAGTTGACTGCTTCTACGCCGGTGAAAACATGCTCGTGATCAACCCCAGTGAGTGCATTGATTGCGGCGTGTGCGAACCGGAGTGCCCGGCCAAGGCGATCGTCCCCGATAGCGACGACCGCGCGTCGGCTTGGGCCGAAACCAATGCGACCTATGCCGGACAATGGCCGAGAATTACCCGCAAGGGCGAGCCGCCAACCGATGCGGACGAGTGGAAGGATAAGTCCGACAAGGGCAAGCTGTTTTCCGCTCAACCAGCCGCGTAGCAGCAGCGCCTGCCTTTCGCGCTTGCACGCCTAGGTACAAGCAGAAGGGCATACTAAGAGACATTGGCTTCTTGCAACTCCGCGTTGGCCAGAGCCGGCCTCGTGAAGGGTACCGCCCGCCCCGACGGCAGGGCCAACCAGAACGAGAGCAGGACCGCCCGTGGACCGGACAACCGCGCGCTCCACCAACTCGTCGAGCGTTCCGAACAAAGTGCGCTGCCGCCGGGTGCCGCCCCATTCGACCAGGGCTGCCGGCGTGAGCGGATCCTGTCCCGCCGCTGCAAGCCCGTCGCGCAGCAGCGGCAACGTGGCTATCCCCATATAGATTGCGAGCGTGCCGCCAAACTGAACAGCGGCCTGGAAATCGATATCGAGGCTGCCATTGCAGGTATGGCCTGTGACGAGGGTGACGCTGCGCGCGGCGCAGCGATGGGTGAGCGGGATGCGGGCCTGGGCCGCGCAGGCGAGAGCCGCGGTGATGCCGGGCACGATCTCGAATGCGACCCCCGCATGCTCCAGCGCCTCCGCTTCCTCTCCGCCGCGTCCGAAGACAAGGGGATCACCGCCTTTGAGGCGCACGACCCGCTTGCCCTCCCGACAGAGTCGGACCAACAACGAGCTGATGTCGGCCTGCTTCATGCAGTGATTTGCGCGTGCCTTGCCGACATTGATACGGGCAGCGTCGCGCCTCGCCATGTCCAGCACGTCATCCGTCACGAGACGGTCGTGAACGATGACGTCAGCCTCGCCGAGCAGGCGCTGCGCGCGCAAGGTCAGCAGGTCGGCTGCTCCCGGCCCGGCGCCAACCAGGTAGACCATCCCGGACCGCGAGGCCGGACCGCTGTTGCCGAGCTTGTCTGCGAACAGGGCGGCCGCTTCGCTGTCACGATTGGCAAAGACGAGGTCGGCGACGCGGCCCGCGAAGATATCTTCCAGCACGCGCCGGCGCATCGCTATGTCGGGAATGTGTCGGCGCAGCTTGGCCCTGAAACGATCTGCAAGGGCCGCCAGCCGACCATAGGCGGGCGGTATCATGGCCTCGATGCGGCTGCGGAGCATGCGGGCGAGCACCGGAGCTGTCCCGGAGGAGGATACAGCGACTGTCACTGGATCGCGGTCGATCACTGAGGGAGTGATAAAGCTGCAGAGTTCGGTGCGGTCGACGATGTTGACTGGAATCCCGCGGGCGCGCGCCTCTGCGGACAAGGCACGCAGATCGGCCTCGGGCGCTTCTGCGCCGATGGCGAGAGCGCAGCCATCGAGCGCGCGCGGGTCGAAGGCTGGATGGATGTCTACCAGAGCGCCGCAACGGCGCAGCGCCTCGGCCTTGCGTTCGGCCACTTCTCCGCTACCGACCACGAGGGCACGTCGTTCGTGCAGGTCCATAAAGATGGGGTAGTGGCGCATCATACGACTCCTATTGCCGCCGGTTGCTTTGCCGTGAGGTGCCGTGACCGCCTTCGCGCGACAACGCCGCAGATTCTTTCTCTCTTGCATCTTTGGTAGCGCACGGTCTCGCCGTCCAATCTGATATTGCGATGACATTAATCAGCGCCTTTCCCAGACAACCAATCTTTCTCCGAGAACAGTCCCTTCAGAACATTCGATTGGAATTGCGCCTCATCGGCAACTAGGTCGACGGCAGACAAGAACTCTATCGATGAGGAGAAGAAACCTTGGCTGCCATTCTATCCGAAGAAGTTATCAACGTTCGGCACTGGACCGACCGCTTGTTTAGCTTCGTTGTCACTCGCCATCCGTCGTTCCGCTTTGAAGCCGGACAGTTCGCCATGATCGGGCTCGAACTCGACGGCAAACCATTGATGCGCGCCTACAGCATGACCAGTGCACCGTTTGACGATCATCTCGAGTTTTTCAGTATCAAGGTCCCGGACGGCCCTCTCACATCGCGTCTGCAGCATCTGGATGTCGACGACACGCTTCTCCTGGGAGCCAAGGCGACTGGCACCTTGATGGCAGATAATCTGTTGCCGGGTCGTAACCTTTTCCTGCTGGGCACCGGAACCGGCTTCGCTCCGTTCGCCAGCATCATACGGACGCCGGAAACCTACGCCCGATTCGAGCGCGTTATCGTCGTGCACTGTTGCCGGCAAGTCGCAGAACTCGGTTACAGTACCTGCGTTGTGGATGAGGTGCGGAATGGAGAGCTCACCGGGGAATTCGCAGCGAAACATCTGCTGTATTACCCGACTGCTACCCGGGAGCCTTTTCGCAACCAGGGACGGATTACCACCCTTCTGTCAGACGGTGCACTGACCTGCGATCTCGGGCTCGCGCAGCTCGACCCTGCATGCGACCGCGTCATGCTCTGTGGCAGCCCCGCGATGCTGAGCGACCTTGAGGCATTACTCAGCGATTGGGGATTTACCGGCAGCACGTCCAATACGCCTGGGACATACGCGGTCGAACGGGCGTTCGTAGAGCATTGAGAAAGAGAAGGCACCGACCATGGGTCTCGAAGTTAGAAACAATCGACGCCAACCTGGACGGTCCAGCGTCGTGACGGCGAACCGCCTCCGTGACGGCCAGGTCGTGTGGCTCGCGCCAGGAGGACACTGGGTGGAAGACATCGCCGCCGCTGAAGTATTCGACAACGGCATCATCGACGAGGTGATTGTCCGCGCTCGCATGTTCGAGGAGAAGCGGGTCGTGCTCGACGTCTATGGTGTCGAGCTTGACCCCGCATACCCCTGCACGGTCCCGGTCACCGAGCGCGAGCGGATTCGCGCGGCTGGTCCAAGCGTGCGACCAGACCTCGGCCAGCAGGCGAGGGGAGCAACCGTTCATGCAAGCTGACGCAATCTTGCCGGTCGGTACCTATGGTTATCAGCAGGTCGACCTGGACTTCCTGAACGACCGTGCCGCGCAATTCCGCGACCAGGTCGAGCGACGCCTATCCGGTGATCTGTCGGAGGATGAATTCAAGCCGCTACGTCTGATGAACGGTCTCTACTTACAGCTCCACGCCTACATGCTGCGCGTGGCAATTCCCTATGGCGTGTTGAGCGCCGCTCAACTGCGCCGGCTTGCCAGGATTGCGCGCATCTACGATCGTGGCTATGGGCATTTCACGACCCGGCAGAACATCCAGTTCAACTGGATCAAGCTGGAAGAGGCTCCGGACATCCTCGCCGAACTGGCCGAGGTGGGGATGCACGCTATCCAGACCAGCGGCAACTGTATTCGGAACATCACGAGCGACGAATTCGCCGGTGCGGCTGCCGACGAACTGCTGGATCCGCGCGTCCATGCGGAAATCCTGCGGCAATGGTCGACACTCCACCCGGAGTTTTCGTTCCTGCCGCGCAAGTTCAAGTTCGCCATCAGCGGCAGCCCGCATGATCGTGTTGCGGCGCGATTCCACGACATTGGCCTTATCGCAAAGCCCGGTGCCGACGGCGCCGTGGGCTTCGAGGTATTCGCCGGAGGCGGGCTCGGGCGGACACCGGCGATCGGGATGAAATTGCGTGATTGGCTGCCGGAACACGAGCTGCTGGCTTACATGGAAGCGATCCTGCGCGTCTATAATGCGTATGGCAGACGAGACAATCTCTATAAGGCGCGGATCAAGATTCTTGCTCAGGCGCTTGGCCGAGACGCCTTCGCAGAGAAGGTCGAGGCTGAGTTCGAGGCCATTCCGAAAGAGCGTTACAGGCTAGGCCCGGAGATCGTCGAGGCGATCCGTGCGCGCTTTGGCAAGCCACATCTCGATGCGCCTGAGGAGGTTCCGGCAGAGCTGAGCAAGCACCGTCGGCGCGATCCCGCCTTCGACCTCTGGGTTCAGACGAACAGCCATCCCCATCGCGCGGCCGGCTACATTTCCGTCGTGATATCGCTCAAGCCCAACGGCGGCATCCCCGGCGACGCCAGCGCCATGCAGATGGACGCGATCGCCGACCTCGCCGAACGGTTCTCCAGCGGAGAAATCCGGGTCACGCATCTCCAGAACCTGGTCCTCGGCCATGTGCGTCAAGACGAGCTGTACACGCTATGGCAGGCACTGGGACCGCTTGGCTTGGCTACTCCGAACCGCGGTCTGATCACCGATATCGTCTGCTGCCCCGGGCTTGACTACTGCGTACTGGCGAATGCGCGTTCGATCCCAATCGCGCAGCGCATCAGCGAGCGCTTTGCCGATGTCGAGCTACAGCAGCAAATTGGTTCCCTTCGGATCAACATCTCCGGCTGCATCAACGCCTGCGGCCACCACCATAATGCTGACATCGGGATTCTCGGCGTAGACAAGAAGGGCGAGGAGTTCTTTCAGCTGACGTTCGGTGGTCGCGGAGAGGAGGACGCCGCGATCGGTCAAATTCTCGGCACCGCTCTGCCTGAAAGCGAAGCCGTTAACGTTATCTCGAGGGTGATCGACACGTATCTCGCGCGACGTGTCCCAAATGAACGCTTCCGCGACACCTATCAGCGGCTCGGCGCAACGTTCTTCAAGGAGGCTGCCTTTGCCGCTGCTTGAATGTGGTCGGATCGTAAGTGATCCCTGGCAGGAAGTCGCGGACGACGCGGCGCTGCCTTCGGGCCCCAGCATTTTGAGCCTGTCTCGCTTGCAGCAAGACCAGGCCGTTCGAACGGCACCGCATCTGCGTCTCGGCGTCGCCCTGCCGGTCGACCAACCGGCAGAGGTTCTGGCGCCCTATCTCGACCGACTGTCTCTCGTTGCTGTCAATTTCCCGACGTTTCGGGACGGGCGCGGCCTTACTCAGGCCCGTAGCCTTCGCGAGCGGCTCGCGTTTCGTCACGAGATCAGAGCGACGGGCAACATCCTGCCGGACCAGTACGCGTTTCTCCTGCGCTGTGGGATCACTACTGTCGAGATGCAGGACGGCGCAGACCCTGCGGCATGGCAGAAAGCGGCTGACCGCTTCTCCTTCGCCTATCAGCCATCCGCACTCGAAGAGCCGGTCCTCTCAGGCCTTCGCCGAACGATGCTAGTCGGCGTGCCGCGGAATACCGACCCGCAGTTCATCGGGGACTGAGGCCATCAAGAGACGCTTATTCGACCTCTGGGCCGAGCGCTGGCGACGGCACGAGGCCACGGACGACATGATCCTCATGCGTTATGCTGATGACATTGTCGTCGGCTCCGAACACGAGCAAAGCCAAATTCCTTTTTAGTCTGGGAGAGGTGCGGTTCTCAACCATGGTTAGGGACGAGATGATCGTGACATGGCCGGAGCACGGCGACGTTGTCGATTGCCGTCCATTCCGTTGACGCGAAAGTTACCTCATGGGGACAGCATCGTCCCAATATTATCTCATCAAGACTCAAGGTACATCAAGCGAGGTGCAGCTGCCTCGCGCAAGGGCGTCTGATAACGGCGACGACAATGCGAAAGACAGTTCTGCCCGGAAAGGGGCAAAACACATGACGCTGGAGCAGCTAAGGGTATTCGTCGCCGTTGCTGAACGTCAGCACGTCACGCGCGCCGCGGTAGCGCTCAATGTGGCCCAATCCGCCGTCAGCGCCGCGATCGCGGCGCTGGAAGCGCGACATGATGTGGAATTGTTCTGCCGTGTCGGCCGTGGCGTCCACCTGACCGAGGCCGGCGCGCTATTCCTCGTCGAAGCCCGCGCCCTCCTGGCCCGCGCCGAGGCGGCGGGACTGGTCCTATCGGAGCTGGGTGACTTGAAGCGCGGGACACTCGCGGTGCAGGCCAGCCACACGATTGCCAATTACTGGCTGCCGCGCCACCTGGTTGCGTTCCGCCACAAATATCCCGGCATCGACATCCGCCTGACGATCGGTAACACGGCGCAGGTCGCCGCCGCGGTGCGTGAGGGCGCTGCAGATCTCGGTTTCATCGAGGGGATGATCGAAGATCCGATGCTGACGACGGAGCAAGTCGCACGCGACCAGACGGTGATTGTCGTCGGCACTGCGCACGCTTGGTCAACGATCGACCGACTTGAGCCGGAAAGGCTGATCGAAACCGACTGGGTCCTGCGCGAGCCGGGATCCGGCACTCGATCGACATTCGAAGCAGCGCTGCAAGGCTTTGGCGTGTCTCCCGGCGCATTGCGGCTTGCGCTGGAACTGCCGTCTAACGAAGCGCTGCGCGCGGCTGTCGAGGCAGGGTTGGGCGCAACTGTGATCTCGGCGTCTATAGCGGCACCCAGCCTGGAAGCGGGACTGCTGCATCGGGTGCGTTTCAATCTGCCGGAACGCTATTTCCAAGTGGTGCGGCACGTGGCGCGCTGCCGCAGCAAGGCGGCGGAAGCGCTGCTGTCGATGGTCACCGCACCCTTTGCCCGATCACGAGCACCGTAGCTGCCCGTGCATCACTGTCTGGAACTTGTTCGCCATCCAACTCGGCGCGCTTGGGTCCGGCTTGGAGGGTACGTAGATGAAACGGCGCGAGCCGCCGCGCCAATAAATGAAGCCCTGGATGAAGCGGGTAGAAAGCAACGCAATGGCGGCAATGCGCCAGTTACGTTGCGCCTCGGTCATCGTGAGCGCTTTAGGCCGAGAAGTCTCCAGTTCGTGGCGAAATGGTACGCCATGACGATTCCGAAGAGCACGCCCCTTGCGAAGTTACGGCGTAGCGCTTGGCGTGGGTGCGCTAATCTTCCGCGTAGTGATGAATGCTGCACACCTTCCAAGATGACGCATTCTTCTAAGCGGTCCGCTCTCGCGGCCGGACTGAACGAGACCAGACCTTCCCTGGCGCCGTTCCTAAACAATCAATCTCTCTCCGAGAAATTCCCGTCGGAACATTCGATTGGAAGCGCGCCTCATCGGCAATTAGGTCAACCGCAGACCGGAACTCAATCGACGAGGAGCAAAACCTTGGCTGCCACTCTATCCGAAGAAGTTGTCGACGTTCGGCACCGGACCGACCGTTTGTTTAGCTTCGTTGTCACTCGCCATCCATCGTTCAGCTTCGAAGCCGGACAGTTCGCCATGATCGGGCTCGAGCTCGACGGCAAACCGTTGATTGGCTTCGCGCGCGTACATTGGGCATAGGAGCGGCGCGTCCGTGCCCCCGATGGCCGGCGACGCGCGTGCCTGCTAATCGTCTGACGCCGAAATGGACACCTCAATCAAAGAAAAGCCCATGGCTTTCGACGATGCCCGCTGACTCAACGCGAATTTACTATCTTAAAAGTCAATTTAATGGCCCCTCCGGTGCACCGTTGCGATTTCTGGTTAGCGCTCTCATGCAGCTTGATGGTCTCCAGTTTTGACGACGGAGCAGTCAATATCGGCGTCGACAAATAGGTTTGAGCCTCGGGACATACTGGAAAGGCCGATTTCCAGCGGCCGCGGGAGACCTGCCTGATGTCATTCGTCGCCTTTATGTTGAAGCGACCTTATACGGTTATTTCGAGTTTAATCCTGATCGTGCTGCTCGGCGTCGGCGCCGTGTCGCGTATGCCCATCGACATCTTTCCTGAAATCGACGTGCCGGTCGTGGCGGTGGTTTGGACCTACAACGGCATGGGGGCGCAGGATATCCAGAACCGGATTCTGACGCTTCACGAACGTGAACTTGCGTCAGTAGTTGATGACATCGAACGGATCGAGGCAACAAGCTACTACGGTGTCGGTGTTGAAAAAATCTTCCTGCATCAGGGCGCCGATGTCACGAGGGCTATTGCCCAACTCTCCAGCAGCGCACTCGTTGTTCTGAAATACATGCCGCCTAACATCACGCCGCCGCTCGTGCTGCGTTATGGAGCGACCGATGTACCGATCATCCAGCTCAGCCTTTCGAGCCCGTCGCTGCCCGACTCGACGCTTAACGACCTCGGGCAGAACATCATCCGTCCTGATCTTGCGGTCGTGCAGGGAGCCGAAGTTCCCTATCCTTACGGCGGCAAGCCCCGAGTCATCATGGCCGACCTCGATCAGAATGCGCTGAACGCGCGCGGCCTGACAGCGAGCGACGTCGCCAAAGCCCTCCAGCACCAAAACATCATTTTGCCCTCCGGCGACGTTAAAATTGGCAGCAAGGACTATTCGCTGTCGATGAACAACAGCCCCGATGTCATCGCCACGATCAATCAATTTCCGATCAAGCAGATCGATGGCCGCACGGTGTTCGTTCAGGATGTCGCGCATGTTCACGACGGCTATCAGGTACAGACCAATTCCGTTGCGGTCGACGGAACACCCGGCGCCCTGATGTCCGTTCGCACAACCGGGGGCGCCTCGACCCTGACCGTCATTGACGGCATCCGGAACAACCTTCCCGATATAAGGCGGCTGCTGCCTGAAGGCGTAACTATCAAGCCGCTTTTCGACCAGTCCGTTTTTGTCAAAGCGGCGCTGAACAGCGTCGTGATGGGAGGCCTGATGGCGGCTGGCCTCACCGCGCTGATGATCCTGCTCTTCCTCGGTAACTGGCGCCTGACGCTGATCATCCTCGCAACGATTCCAATGGCGATCATAACCGCCATGCTGGTGATGTATCTGGGAGGCGAGACGCTTAACACGATGACGCTTGGCGGTTTCGCCCTGGCCGTCGGCATTCTCGTAGATAACGGGACCGTTGTGATCGAGAACATCGAGCGACATGTCGGCCAGAAGGAGCCGCTGGTGCATGCGATCGTCAACGGCGCAGGTGAGGTCAGCATCCCGACGGTCCTGTCGACGATGTGTATTTGCATCGTCTTTGTCCCGATCTTTCTGCTGCAGGGAGTAGCCAAGTATCTGTTTTCCCCGCTGTCGTTGTCGGTATGCGTTTCACTGATCGCCAGCCTGCTGCTGTCGTTCACACTCGTCCCGCTGCTGTTTCGCATTTTGATGCGGTCCACGGTCGAACAACATGAAAAGCACGACGCCGACCCGCAGGCTTCGCCCGCCAGACGTGCTTTCAATCCTTTCAGAGCGATTCACAACGGCTTCGAAACCGGTTTCTCCCGTTTCCGGGAGGTTTATCGGAATGCACTCGCGTTCAGCGTCACGCGTTCGGCGGTCACCGTGCTGTTTTTTGGCATCGTGATGGTCTGTTCCCTGGCGCTGTTTCCTTTGCTCGGACAGGACTTCTTCCCGCAAGTCGATGCCGGGCAGATGCGGTTGCACGTGCGCGCGCCGCCGGCAACCCGGATCGAGGAAACACAACGCCAATTCGCCGAGGTCGAGCACGCAATCCGCAAGATCGTCGGCAACGATCAGATCGACACGATGCTCAATAATATCGGGCTGCCCTACAGCGGCATCAATATCGCATTAAGCGATTCGGCAACCGTCGGGCCCATGGACGGAGAGATCCTGGTGTCCTTGAAAAAGAAGCACACGCCGACCGCCGCGCATGTCGCCGACCTGCGGCGCGAACTGCCAAAGCAATTTCCCGAGATGCAATTCTTCTTCCAGGCAGCAGACATCGTCGACCAGGTATTGAACTTCGGTCAGCCTGCGCCCATCGATATCAGGATTTCCGGCCCCGACGGTGACTTCAGCTTCAGTCTGGCGACCAAGATCGCCGCGGATTTGAAACAGGTGCCGGGAATTGTGGACTCGCACGTGTTCCAGGTTCCCGACGCGCCCGCGCTCACCGTTGCGGTTGATCGCGGAATTGCACAGCAGTTCGGACTGGACCAGGGACAGATTGCCAGCAATGTCCTGGTGACAACCAACTCGAGTGCTCAGACCACGCCGAATTTCTGGATCAGTCCCAAGAACTCCGTTAGCTATCCGCTGGTCATTCAGGCGCCGACCTACCGCCTGGATTCGACTGACGCCCTCAACACTTTGCCTGTGCTGGCAAGGAGCGGCAGCGAGCGCGGCCAGATACTCATGAATGTTGCGAGGCTTGGGCGCGAGAAGGTCCCCCTGGTGACATCGCAGCTCAATATCCGCCCGGTCTTCGACGTCAACGCCGACGCTCAGGGAATCGATCTCGCAACGGCCGCCGCAGCCATCGACAAGGTTTTGGCGGCGAATACGCCACCTGCAGCAAAGGCGACCCATGTGACGCTTGCGGGCCAGGTGGAAACCATGCGCAACAGCTTCAACGGGTTGTTTTCCGGTATGGCAGTGGCCGTGGTCCTGGTCTACTTGATCCTCGTCATCAATTTTCAGAGCTGGGTCGATCCGGTGATCGTCCTGTCCGCGGTGCCCTTTGCTATCGGCGGCGTGATGTGGATGCTGTTCCTGACAAGCACCCATGTCAGCGTTCCTGCCCTGATGGGCACCCTGATGTGCATCGGCCTCACGACCGCCAACAGCATTCTCGTTGTCAGCTTCGCCAATCAACGTATGACGGCTGGCGACACCCCGCTTATTGCCGCGATTGCGGCTGGCTATACGCGATTGCGGCCGGTCCTGATGACGGCGGGCGCCATGATCCTGGGCATGATCCCGATGGGTCTTGGCGTCGGAGAGGGAGGCGAGCAGAATGCACCGCTCGCAAGGGCCGTCATCGGCGGTTTGCTATTTGCAACTTTCGCAACATTGATCCTGGTGCCGACCGTCTATCGGCTGCTGCGACGCCCTGTACGGACAGAAGCGTCAAGCGATCGGTTTGCAACCGAGCAAGCTCCATCCATTCGATAGAGATTTTCGAGCCGAGGTATCTATGCTGGTCACCCCGATCCCGCCGAATGACGAACAGCCATCGCAAGAACCGCTCGAATATAAGCGCGGCACAGGGTTGCGAATGAGCATTCTCGCTCTTGTGTTTGCGGGCGTGTTGGTCGTCGGATTTTTCTTCGTCAACTCTGAGCGGCGCTACAAGACCAGCGAATTAGCCGCAGCGACAAAGGCGGAGATGTCGGGGCCTCTGCCGGTCGACGTCGTCTCCGCCAAGTCATCGCCCCTGACCCAGCGCCTCGTTCTGCCGGGCGAGACGGCCGCCTGGTATGACAGCAAGATCTATGCCCGAG is drawn from Bradyrhizobium lablabi and contains these coding sequences:
- a CDS encoding molybdate ABC transporter substrate-binding protein, with product MHKRSFRTALAAAAFLMPILATPTFAAQPAPQADVFPPWQHGENNDATNRGLEFTVTQVDDLADFHGDITDPKLVLYVGGNYFFAMAPLVAEFENEHPDYKGRIYWETIPPGLLVKQIEAGGTITSGNMTWTAKPDAYLAGLKKVDALIGQGLLADPAVPYATNTLTIMVPKGNPGHVTGLADLGKPDVRLAMPNPEFEGIARQIEASLKKAGGQALADAVYKTKVADRSTILTHIHHRQTPLFLMQGRAEAGVTWQSEAMFQEQAGHPISYVDIPASENTTAIYAGAVVKGAPHKEAAKLWLSFVHSPQALSIFERYGFKPYTGKAPTD
- a CDS encoding transcriptional initiation protein Tat, whose translation is MSVDTGRRNALLGFSSVALGVAALAAGPAHAEAGNSVVPQGAHALPELMERLRKAPRRRDFQTVPMILDHPDLWDDTALKEVIAYRDTPKQVWDNTDIGSPWMNLMRNSLNAQVFSFGHRNFLTVSATHGSAHLALFDQDMWDKYRLAEMAGGDIKTNTLIVRKAAPSELSDFENPKSVFGPAGNTIPVLQSRGVVFMACHNAIWEVTGKLLAKGVNPDRLSHEAVAAELTNHLIDGVVLTPGIVATIPELQQAGFRYVK
- the fdxA gene encoding ferredoxin FdxA, whose product is MTYVVTENCIRCKYMDCVEVCPVDCFYAGENMLVINPSECIDCGVCEPECPAKAIVPDSDDRASAWAETNATYAGQWPRITRKGEPPTDADEWKDKSDKGKLFSAQPAA
- the cysG gene encoding siroheme synthase CysG, encoding MMRHYPIFMDLHERRALVVGSGEVAERKAEALRRCGALVDIHPAFDPRALDGCALAIGAEAPEADLRALSAEARARGIPVNIVDRTELCSFITPSVIDRDPVTVAVSSSGTAPVLARMLRSRIEAMIPPAYGRLAALADRFRAKLRRHIPDIAMRRRVLEDIFAGRVADLVFANRDSEAAALFADKLGNSGPASRSGMVYLVGAGPGAADLLTLRAQRLLGEADVIVHDRLVTDDVLDMARRDAARINVGKARANHCMKQADISSLLVRLCREGKRVVRLKGGDPLVFGRGGEEAEALEHAGVAFEIVPGITAALACAAQARIPLTHRCAARSVTLVTGHTCNGSLDIDFQAAVQFGGTLAIYMGIATLPLLRDGLAAAGQDPLTPAALVEWGGTRRQRTLFGTLDELVERAVVRSTGGPALVLVGPAVGAGGTLHEAGSGQRGVARSQCLLVCPSACT
- a CDS encoding ferredoxin--NADP reductase, whose protein sequence is MAAILSEEVINVRHWTDRLFSFVVTRHPSFRFEAGQFAMIGLELDGKPLMRAYSMTSAPFDDHLEFFSIKVPDGPLTSRLQHLDVDDTLLLGAKATGTLMADNLLPGRNLFLLGTGTGFAPFASIIRTPETYARFERVIVVHCCRQVAELGYSTCVVDEVRNGELTGEFAAKHLLYYPTATREPFRNQGRITTLLSDGALTCDLGLAQLDPACDRVMLCGSPAMLSDLEALLSDWGFTGSTSNTPGTYAVERAFVEH
- a CDS encoding DUF2849 domain-containing protein; translation: MGLEVRNNRRQPGRSSVVTANRLRDGQVVWLAPGGHWVEDIAAAEVFDNGIIDEVIVRARMFEEKRVVLDVYGVELDPAYPCTVPVTERERIRAAGPSVRPDLGQQARGATVHAS
- a CDS encoding nitrite/sulfite reductase, with the translated sequence MQADAILPVGTYGYQQVDLDFLNDRAAQFRDQVERRLSGDLSEDEFKPLRLMNGLYLQLHAYMLRVAIPYGVLSAAQLRRLARIARIYDRGYGHFTTRQNIQFNWIKLEEAPDILAELAEVGMHAIQTSGNCIRNITSDEFAGAAADELLDPRVHAEILRQWSTLHPEFSFLPRKFKFAISGSPHDRVAARFHDIGLIAKPGADGAVGFEVFAGGGLGRTPAIGMKLRDWLPEHELLAYMEAILRVYNAYGRRDNLYKARIKILAQALGRDAFAEKVEAEFEAIPKERYRLGPEIVEAIRARFGKPHLDAPEEVPAELSKHRRRDPAFDLWVQTNSHPHRAAGYISVVISLKPNGGIPGDASAMQMDAIADLAERFSSGEIRVTHLQNLVLGHVRQDELYTLWQALGPLGLATPNRGLITDIVCCPGLDYCVLANARSIPIAQRISERFADVELQQQIGSLRINISGCINACGHHHNADIGILGVDKKGEEFFQLTFGGRGEEDAAIGQILGTALPESEAVNVISRVIDTYLARRVPNERFRDTYQRLGATFFKEAAFAAA
- a CDS encoding DUF934 domain-containing protein produces the protein MPLLECGRIVSDPWQEVADDAALPSGPSILSLSRLQQDQAVRTAPHLRLGVALPVDQPAEVLAPYLDRLSLVAVNFPTFRDGRGLTQARSLRERLAFRHEIRATGNILPDQYAFLLRCGITTVEMQDGADPAAWQKAADRFSFAYQPSALEEPVLSGLRRTMLVGVPRNTDPQFIGD
- a CDS encoding LysR family transcriptional regulator, giving the protein MTLEQLRVFVAVAERQHVTRAAVALNVAQSAVSAAIAALEARHDVELFCRVGRGVHLTEAGALFLVEARALLARAEAAGLVLSELGDLKRGTLAVQASHTIANYWLPRHLVAFRHKYPGIDIRLTIGNTAQVAAAVREGAADLGFIEGMIEDPMLTTEQVARDQTVIVVGTAHAWSTIDRLEPERLIETDWVLREPGSGTRSTFEAALQGFGVSPGALRLALELPSNEALRAAVEAGLGATVISASIAAPSLEAGLLHRVRFNLPERYFQVVRHVARCRSKAAEALLSMVTAPFARSRAP